A region of Streptomyces halobius DNA encodes the following proteins:
- a CDS encoding relaxase/mobilization nuclease domain-containing protein — protein MVPDVSTGSDTRGLINYLFGKGRRDEHTDPHIVAAWDMAGAPDPGRDPTATYTQLAKRLDHHVDLRTRELGKKPPQHVWHCPVRTAPGDRYLTDAEWAEVARRVVAATGIAPEGDEQACRWIAVRHADDHIHILATTVRADGRRPRTNRDGWRAQKECRKIEAEFGLRRLKSGDLTAPRTPTGAERAKAERQGQEVTAREWLREQAYAVAAAVRSIDDYFTVLTSLGIQVKPRVSAKTGEVDGYSLAAPGDAIWYGGSKLAPDLSYNRLTERLPTQDVADRPQPAADPADAWRRTESAVRTARTLLDSDDEAVAQGHLDAFGDTLHNLARATPEPHQAELQAAAKAFNRARRSVIRADHQAATELRQAAKDLAYSPNIPGGLAIALVFAAVHLVRAAATWHAQRGHEQQAAAAEQAFLHLQASYQQAAQPVLEDLTRRAPRPQTAERFKATVRQAIPDHADRILADPAWPALTTTLARTETAGHNPRQLLTEVAGRRELDTAERPAEVLNWRITAQPNRRAQAARTRSTRSTTPSVQAPQPAPTTVSERLAERGRRR, from the coding sequence ATGGTGCCTGACGTCTCCACCGGCTCCGACACCCGCGGCCTGATCAACTACCTCTTCGGCAAGGGACGCCGCGACGAGCACACCGACCCCCACATCGTCGCGGCCTGGGATATGGCCGGCGCCCCCGACCCCGGCCGCGACCCCACCGCCACCTACACCCAGCTCGCCAAGCGCCTCGACCACCACGTCGACCTGCGCACCCGCGAACTCGGCAAGAAGCCACCGCAACACGTGTGGCACTGCCCGGTACGCACCGCGCCCGGTGACCGCTACCTGACCGACGCCGAGTGGGCTGAGGTCGCCCGCCGCGTCGTCGCCGCCACCGGCATCGCACCCGAAGGCGACGAGCAAGCCTGCCGGTGGATCGCCGTGCGACACGCCGATGACCACATCCACATCCTGGCCACCACCGTCCGCGCCGACGGCCGTCGTCCCCGTACGAACCGCGATGGCTGGCGGGCGCAGAAGGAGTGCCGCAAGATCGAGGCCGAGTTTGGGCTGCGCCGCCTCAAGTCCGGCGACCTGACCGCTCCCAGGACGCCCACTGGCGCGGAGCGAGCCAAGGCCGAGCGCCAGGGCCAGGAGGTGACCGCGCGGGAGTGGCTGCGCGAGCAGGCGTACGCGGTTGCCGCCGCCGTACGCAGCATCGACGACTACTTCACCGTCCTGACCTCGCTCGGCATCCAGGTCAAGCCGCGCGTCAGCGCCAAGACCGGCGAAGTGGACGGCTACAGCTTGGCCGCCCCCGGCGACGCCATCTGGTACGGCGGCTCCAAACTCGCCCCCGACCTGTCCTACAACCGCCTGACCGAACGCCTCCCCACCCAGGACGTGGCCGACCGCCCGCAACCGGCGGCCGACCCGGCCGACGCGTGGCGCCGCACCGAATCCGCCGTACGCACGGCCCGCACGCTTCTCGACTCGGACGACGAAGCTGTGGCCCAGGGCCACTTGGACGCCTTCGGCGACACCCTCCACAACTTGGCCCGCGCCACACCCGAGCCGCACCAGGCCGAACTGCAAGCGGCAGCAAAGGCGTTCAACCGCGCCCGTCGCTCGGTCATCCGGGCCGACCACCAGGCCGCCACCGAGCTGCGCCAAGCCGCCAAGGATCTGGCCTACTCCCCCAACATTCCCGGCGGACTCGCCATCGCCCTCGTCTTCGCCGCCGTCCACTTGGTCCGCGCCGCCGCCACATGGCACGCCCAGCGCGGCCACGAGCAGCAGGCAGCAGCAGCCGAGCAAGCCTTTCTCCACCTGCAGGCCAGCTACCAGCAGGCCGCCCAGCCTGTCCTGGAGGATCTCACCCGCCGCGCCCCACGCCCCCAGACCGCCGAACGATTCAAGGCCACCGTGCGACAAGCCATCCCCGACCACGCAGACCGCATCCTCGCCGACCCTGCCTGGCCTGCCCTGACCACCACCCTCGCCCGCACCGAAACCGCCGGCCACAACCCCCGCCAGCTCCTGACCGAAGTGGCCGGTCGCCGGGAACTCGACACCGCCGAGCGTCCCGCCGAGGTCCTGAACTGGCGCATCACCGCCCAGCCGAACAGGCGCGCACAGGCAGCACGCACGCGAAGCACCCGCAGCACCACGCCCAGCGTGCAGGCACCACAGCCCGCGCCTACGACGGTGAGCGAACGGCTTGCGGAGCGCGGTCGACGCCGATAG
- a CDS encoding AAA family ATPase produces MPLAVLLAGITGSGKTTVAQALVDHGYIRLSVDEEVHRLHGRYGVDYPEHTYFERERPVVEAIRERFAKELAAGRDVVLDHGLWRRGERATWEQAAREAGGHPIVIYLPADREELLRRLAERNQREDANALTVTPEALDDFFARFDPPADGEEVIVYTGDLGKLVATLSAARQN; encoded by the coding sequence GTGCCCCTCGCCGTTCTCCTGGCCGGCATCACCGGCTCCGGGAAGACCACCGTCGCCCAGGCCCTGGTCGACCACGGCTACATCCGGTTGTCCGTGGACGAGGAGGTGCACCGCCTCCACGGCCGGTACGGCGTGGACTACCCCGAGCACACCTACTTCGAGCGCGAACGCCCCGTCGTGGAGGCGATCCGGGAGCGCTTCGCCAAAGAGCTGGCGGCCGGGCGCGACGTCGTCTTGGACCATGGTCTGTGGCGCCGCGGCGAGCGCGCCACCTGGGAGCAGGCCGCCCGCGAAGCGGGCGGCCACCCCATCGTGATCTACCTCCCCGCCGATCGTGAGGAACTGTTGCGACGCCTCGCCGAACGCAACCAACGCGAGGATGCCAACGCTCTCACCGTCACGCCCGAAGCTCTCGACGACTTCTTCGCCCGCTTCGACCCTCCGGCCGACGGCGAAGAAGTGATCGTTTACACCGGAGATCTGGGCAAGCTCGTGGCCACGCTGTCCGCGGCCAGGCAGAACTGA
- a CDS encoding MobC family plasmid mobilization relaxosome protein, giving the protein MHTDDTNTKTPRQRRGLLSRAFRTAASWSERASNEASSALAPAPGAAEAERAGRQRAPEPGEGKDEPSTAPCAESAEQPATDSVTPPADDRTPVEKPSWREPDAPTLPALMNRKRTTEKRDQDKTIRFTPTAVRIISEEAKRRRQKFAGFVGDAALAAALGHTVLTGSPEDDPVRPLVEAVEAHVVALNRIGTNLNQITMAINSGTIPNQAETVLDRVAQAVQRSYQLMDELVEEGAAHGA; this is encoded by the coding sequence ATGCACACTGACGACACCAACACCAAGACACCCCGCCAGCGGAGGGGACTGCTCAGCCGGGCCTTCCGAACAGCAGCAAGCTGGAGCGAACGAGCCTCTAACGAGGCTTCGTCCGCGCTTGCCCCCGCCCCAGGGGCGGCGGAGGCAGAGAGGGCCGGGCGCCAGCGGGCACCCGAGCCTGGGGAGGGGAAGGACGAGCCCAGCACCGCGCCCTGCGCCGAGAGCGCCGAGCAGCCCGCCACCGACTCCGTCACCCCGCCCGCCGATGACCGAACGCCCGTCGAGAAGCCCTCGTGGCGTGAGCCGGACGCCCCCACGCTGCCCGCGCTCATGAACCGCAAGCGCACCACCGAGAAGCGCGACCAAGACAAGACCATCCGCTTCACCCCGACCGCAGTCCGCATCATCTCCGAGGAGGCCAAGCGGCGCCGTCAGAAGTTCGCCGGGTTCGTCGGCGACGCCGCCCTCGCCGCCGCCCTCGGCCACACGGTCCTGACCGGCAGCCCGGAGGACGATCCCGTCCGCCCACTGGTGGAGGCCGTCGAGGCGCACGTCGTCGCGCTGAACCGGATCGGCACCAACCTCAACCAGATCACCATGGCCATCAACAGCGGCACCATCCCCAATCAGGCCGAGACCGTCCTCGACCGCGTCGCCCAGGCCGTCCAGCGCAGCTACCAGCTGATGGACGAACTCGTAGAGGAAGGGGCCGCTCATGGTGCCTGA